One stretch of Apium graveolens cultivar Ventura unplaced genomic scaffold, ASM990537v1 ctg8785, whole genome shotgun sequence DNA includes these proteins:
- the LOC141705327 gene encoding histidine kinase CKI1-like, whose protein sequence is MAMQEDFVTLQDVANRSNCHATTSALPGSGAVLVPSSLMFNYWHSRGKSIEQDVRLFSQNLQQEILYGVGVKADLFSPLQSSANNLARILSSRVNATQLPIPVIEFEVAPLLFQAFSTIPYVSQVSFIGKDGLLFSYYNGANQQPVAVYTNTSLFPVDKEMALENYNLTCYSQPVNRENGELFGIVTLHPCTSLVPSILVALDSANGNSSVGHSWIDSQDILFFNTALMDGRGAVSMGFETKGIVQSLSGNIRNDGSLFLATKDGQVLNKANIQNTRIVIDSNNSVAFVLSNQSGDKLEGHIVGNLTCQENDGTLQPKTITASGTKYDAYCSQVEILGVDTVFLLAMPLEGPERSLHKHFSISYQYLFATIGLIFVLTVLFVVIVVVALKRVIQLGVALRKQKDATAQVERKCIQKSTNYASASHDVRGSLAGIAGLIEIALIQVDRGSDLEANIMRMKTCSDDLLAILNNILDRSKLEAGKVPLDEEEFEVSKLIEDVTDLFHAVGIKKGVDVVLDLSDGSVNKFDHVKGDRKKLRQVLSNLLSNAVKFTSEGYVSVRAYARKPRSSSSRLNSTRKGPWSWLLWILGIEACTDYGTTVNSFQKNENCVEFIFEVDDTGVGIPKDKQETVFDNYAQIKETSAGKEGTGLGLGIVQSLVRLMGGDIEIVDKDACKRGTCFKFNTYFSVCETDQRISSGRDQSDDIESVGGRMSSGESYSARSLNLIISPNTEGSQVVIFIKNEERRKVCKKFYERQGLKVLVTRNIEELSTTLKKIRNKGVLSSSRSSKRSDALLQAITVPRNSSTRSKEVPLSSLDGTDQEIPPTHRRSTTRGSVVPSFILIVIDTDGAPFRELSRVVAEFRKNIATGFNSVVWLDRPGSNNIQLQGLSEDKLPASDIIISQPFHGSRLYQVLKLLPEFGGEMPEATPASIHSETLTISSETTTAVNEASTSVSQTRPVASSSLEIKEADKPLSGKKVLLVEDEPLLQKIATTILSMLGAITEVCANGQEAVLTVCEALNGQRASHVLPYDCIFMDCEMPVMNGIEATRRIREEEAKFKVHIPIFAVSAHTDGEEIRLMKDAGVDYNLSKPLNVARIEEVTKLFLDN, encoded by the exons ATGGCAATGCAGGAAGATTTTGTTACTCTGCAAGATGTTGCTAATCGATCTAATTGTCATGCGACCACTAGTGCTCTTCCTGGTTCTG GGGCAGTACTGGTGCCTTCAAGTTTGATGTTTAACTACTGGCACAGTAGAGGTAAGAGTATAGAACAAGATGTGAGGCTGTTTTCGCAAAACCTTCAACAGGAAATACTTTATGGGGTTGGAGTGAAGGCGGATTTGTTTTCACCACTGCAATCATCAGCAAACAACCTGGCAAGAATCCTAAGTTCCCGTGTGAATGCAACACAACTACCGATTCCCGTCATTGAATTTGAG GTGGCTCCTCTGTTATTTCAAGCATTCTCAACGATTCCATATGTGTCTCAAGTATCATTCATTGGAAAAGATGGTTTGTTATTTTCATATTACAATGGAGCCAATCAGCAACCTGTTGCAGTTTATACAAACACCTCATTATTTCCGGTGGACAAGGAAATGGCTTTAGAAAATTATAACCTCACTTGCTATTCTCAGCCTGTGAATCGCGAAAACGGGGAATTATTTGGAATTGTTACTTTGCATCCGTGTACATCGCTTGTTCCATCAATCCTAGTGGCCCTGGATAGTGCAAATGGAAATTCTTCAGTAGGACATTCGTGGATTGATAGCCAAGATATTTTGTTCTTTAACACCGCTCTTATGGATGGGAGAGGAGCAGTATCTATGGGGTTTGAAACAAAGGGGATAGTGCAATCCTTAAGTGGAAACATCAGAAATGATGGGAGCTTGTTTTTGGCTACGAAGGATGGGCAAGTACTTAACAAAGCAAACATTCAGAACACTAGAATTGTTATTGACAGTAACAATTCTGTTGCATTTGTGTTGTCAAATCAAAGCGGTGATAAATTAGAGGGCCATATTGTTGGCAATCTTACATGCCAAGAAAACGATGGCACACTACAACCTAAGACTATCACCGCTTCTGGAACAAAGTATGATGCATATTGTTCTCAAGTTGAAATCCTTGGGGTAGATACG GTTTTCTTATTGGCTATGCCACTTGAGGGACCAGAGAGATCCCTGCACAAACACTTCAGTATATCGTACCAGTATCTTTTTGCGACGATCGGCCTAATATTCGTTCTAACTGTTCTTTTTGTTGTCATAGTTGTTGTAGCATTAAAAAGAGTGATACAGTTGGGTGTTGCATTAAGGAAACAAAAGGATGCAACAGCTCAAGTAGAAAGGAAATGTATCCAGAAGAGTACAAACTACGCAAGTGCAAGCCATGATGTCCGTGGCTCTCTAGCAGGGATTGCCGGTCTAATAGAAATAGCCCTGATTCAAGTTGATCGTGGATCTGATTTGGAGGCAAATATAATGCGCATGAAAACTTGTTCCGACGATCTTTTAG CTATTCTGAACAACATACTGGACAGAAGTAAGCTAGAAGCCGGAAAAGTCCCCCTTGACGAAGAAGAATTTGAAGTGTCGAAGTTAATTGAGGATGTCACTGACTTGTTTCATGCTGTTGGGATCAAGAAAGGCGTTGATGTTGTGTTGGATCTCAGTGATGGTTCTGTCAACAAGTTTGATCACGTTAAAGGTGATCGTAAAAAGCTGAGACAGGTACTATCAAATTTACTAAGTAATGCTGTAAAATTTACCTCGGAAGGGTATGTTTCGGTAAGAGCATATGCTAGAAAACCAAGAAGTTCTAGTTCAAGACTCAATTCAACTAGGAAAGGTCCCTGGTCATGGTTATTATGGATTCTAGGGATTGAAGCCTGTACCGATTATGGAACAACTGTGAACAGTTTTCAAAAGAATGAAAATTGCGTGGAGTTTATCTTTGAGGTCGATGATACAGGAGTCGGCATTCCCAAAGATAAACAAGAAACTGTTTTTGATAATTACGCCCAAATCAAGGAGACATCAGCTGGAAAAGAGGGCACGGGCCTCGGACTTGGTATCGTTCAATCTTTG GTACGCTTAATGGGCGGGGATATAGAGATTGTTGATAAAGATGCGTGCAAAAGAGGGACTTGCTTCAAGTTCAACACGTATTTTTCTGTATGTGAAACAGACCAGAGGATTAGCAGTGGAAGAGATCAATCTGACGATATTGAAAGTGTCGGTGGTCGCATGTCATCTGGTGAATCCTATTCAGCTCGAAGTCTGAACTTAATTATCAGCCCAAACACTGAAGGATCCCAAGTTGTGATCTTCATTAAAAATGAAGAAAGGCGGAAAGTTTGTAAGAAATTCTACGAAAGACAAGGACTCAAAGTGTTGGTCACGAGGAACATTGAAGAACTTTCGACTACTTTAAAGAAAATCAGGAACAAGGGAGTTCTTTCTTCAAGCCGTTCTTCCAAGAGGTCtgatgcacttcttcaagctataACTGTACCTCGCAATTCAAGTACAAGATCCAAAGAAGTGCCGTTGAGTTCTCTAGATGGAACTGATCAGGAGATTCCCCCCACGCATAGAAGGTCAACCACGAGAGGAAGTGTTGTTCCAAGCTTTATACTGATTGTGATTGATACGGATGGTGCACCATTCCGTGAGCTTAGCAGAGTTGTAGCAGAATTCAGGAAAAACATTGCTACAGGTTTTAACAGTGTCGTCTGGCTAGATAGACCTGGATCTAATAATATTCAGCTACAAGGCCTCAGTGAAGACAAACTTCCTGCAAGCGATATCATCATCTCCCAGCCTTTCCACGGATCACGTCTGTATCAAGTACTAAAGCTTCTTCCCGAGTTTGGGGGAGAGATGCCAGAGGCCACCCCAGCATCGATACATAGCGAGACACTAACCATCAGCTCGGAAACAACTACTGCCGTCAATGAAGCTAGTACTTCTGTATCTCAGACAAGGCCAGTTGCATCATCTTCTTTAGAAATTAAAGAAGCTGATAAACCATTGAGTGGGAAGAAAGTGCTGCTTGTAGAGGATGAGCCACTGCTTCAAAAAATTGCTACTACCATTCTTTCTATGCTTGGGGCAATTACTGAAGTATGCGCTAATGGGCAAGAGGCTGTGCTGACTGTCTGCGAAGCCCTTAATGGTCAAAGGGCATCTCATGTTTTGCCTTACGATTGCATTTTCATGGACTGCGAG ATGCCAGTCATGAATGGAATCGAAGCAACCAGGCGCATCAGAGAAGAAGAGGCTAAATTCAAAGTGCACATACCCATTTTTGCTGTGAGTGCACACACAGATGGTGAAGAGATACGGCTAATGAAAGATGCGGGAGTGGATTACAACTTGTCCAAACCCTTGAATGTCGCAAGGATTGAAGAAGTTACCAAACTTTTTCTCGACAACTAA